ATGTTGGCAGCATTTTCCATCTTTCAGTCACTACAATGGATTGGAGACCGTTGAAAACTGGCACCCACATTATTTTAGGTTGTAGGTTCATGTAATTACATATCACTTTAAAACTGTAATATCATCATCTTAATAATATCACTAAACCTTGactatttaacttaaataaatggCAATTCGCTATACCACCTAATCAAGAAAAGTGCAATATACAGCCTAGTGTTTCTAAAGCAGTGATTGCTGCTCAgactctctctctatatatattctTAACAGCACAGCGTATCTCATCAGTCAGGCATCATTGTTAATATTGGATGCATCTCAATTTCTTTCAGGTGTCTTTAAGTAAAGATCACTTTAATACAGGTTGTGAAGTGGGTGTGGCCGCCCAATTTAACAGAGAGCAAGGTGATTGGAACGCCCTGTATAGAAACAAGCCCCTGCCCTATACCTTGAGGCTGGCCATGTCGAAGCGACACTGCAGGGTATCAGGGATGCTCTTCCCACTGTTAATGTCACTCAGGAGGTCCAGGGCCCGCACACACTCCTCCACTCGCTGGTGAACctgccaatcaatcaatcaggcAGTCCTTTACTTGAGCAGGTACAGCCATGTGCACATGCAGTAGAACACTTcaacatttgtcatttatatccttcatATCCAAACACGCATGAAAACCTCaaggtgtgagaatttcaatttccgctcagtaatcataGAAACTTCTGGCACtcctgtgtgaaaatgtcagaccactttgtgctttaatcaggcatcttaaacaacttttaaacagactcatgcattttaccatgtgtggccatgtgttccttttctctcactactttaaatgaattgcatgtgtgaccaattaaagtcatcaattaaattatgCAATCACTAACTGGTCTATGTTGTAAATGTTTGAAGATTTTTAAtcacagtggtttgatttcttatgcacaacaaatcaaagctacagaagcaatggggagTTCTAACACATCAGGTCACAGGCTGCCCAGATTCATCCCTGAATGGGCTGCTGATGACAGCAAGCACTGCTGGCAGAGTAGCCACTGTATCAGGGGGCACATAATCCCAGGGCTCAAGGTCCAGAACCATCGGGTCTTTGTTCCACCTGTACTCTAAACCATTTCTCTGAACCATCTTGACCTCCTGCCAGGTCTGAATCACTTAGTTATTTAATgatacctataaaacctggaggAGTGGATCCAGAGGAGTGGATCTGTGCAGCCTGCACTGAATCACTGAATCATTCCACAGTCTCACTCCAGTCCCAGCATGCTATTCTGATCCTAACGATGCCGAGCCGGGACACTTTCATAGGTCACATCCTTCAAATGACtttcatatttgtatttcactgtcctctttttatattatttccaAGCATTCTGACTGCTTCTTATTGCAAGAACTCAAATACTGTTTTAAAgtccattaaccctttcaggaccaagcgtttttcagtgggatgtgCCCCCTggtccaggtgttttttggctgtcgTTGACTCTtactataaaaattcactaaaaatcagTTTTTTACAGGAGCATCTTGGAAAcgttgtcctttttttcagaacactctggggaacattataaagtatttaagacaatatttttttattatatattctgcttcgagatacatgtataaaaatgtgttattctataacccaagggaccttacaatacttcctgaaaatACTGACgtttgggcagattacaagacattgttttacCTGTGTGATTGCCATGATAtgatacacgtttattctcaggatAGTTATAAACAATATAGGACACTAGgcttgatttattttctcaaaataaatatttataaataaaataatagttattcattccacttgtttctttaaatttataaatgctgtaaaatgatatattaaaacacgagacagaataaatgttctaacaTAATATCAAATATTCCCCTTTTTCTATttgctctaaacaagttcctgtgatttgtttctgcttttgtctccgCTTGGCTGTGTAAACTGTGTCCACCCTTTAGACACTAATTGtccctctcagtgatgtcacacacaaaaaaaactatcACGAAGTGAATGTCAACCCCTCCCCTATCCATTCATATGCGTTTCAAGACTGTACTGCCAAGTATGGCGGCCCTGCAAGTCATCAagacaaaatgttgtttttatcatgtttacatgATCGCAGTCCAAGAAGTCCACTTCAGTATGACCGTGTTAACATGACCCCAGTCCTTACAGGGCTAAAGACTTTCATTGTCGACATACCATATAACACAAGACAGATCAGCTGTGTACAAATAGTTGTatgagccagcgccatctagtgccgGTGGGCTGTACAAGTAGTGCGTTTTGTCAGCAATACAAAAGCAACCTGATTTACTAGATTGCACTGCCTCTCAAACCAAAGCAGGCACTTTGCTTATATAGCCTGGGGTACATGTGCCTGTGGTGAATCTGGCAACTAGAACCAAGCAGCGCCTTCGCACCGAATAGATCAAACAATGACTTTCCATACAGTTTCAAAATTGagatttaaatgtgtatttaaaacttCATGCCaacaagaacaataaaacaaactatacagCAGTGTCAGTATATTGAGAAACACTGTCTTTGTCATTGCTGATGTCAGCATGCTGTCATTATAACTGCAACTGTCAGCAATGATTACCATGGCTAGAGACGACTAATCCAGGCAATCACAACGTGACCTGATCAGAGGAAGCCTGGCTAATGTCAAATTTCACAAGTGGAAACAGTGGAACGAGATGAACGCGTTGCACTGGAGCTTTACCAAATGCACAGTTTCAGCACTCCTACTTTCAGAATCACTGAACTATCTAACTATCTAGTACAGGATTACGATGTGGAGAATCATTAATCCAAGCTCTTGAGTGCGTAACAAGATGCCTCTGAGCCCGCGCTCGTGAGCGCCACAGTAAATCGTTCAATTTCAAAAGCCCACACCGCATATTCTTTTCAGAACCAAAGTCCTATTAACTGATTTACAACAGATAGCGTAATTCTATTAAAACACTACCATTGTTTGCCCTGTGTCTCTTCTGAGACAGCAACTAACTACCTGccaaactgaagaaaaaacatGATGAAACAACCATGACGAATGACGGTGCACGCACAGGTCACCATACTGCAGCACAGCGCTGCCTCTTTACTATCACGACACATCCCAAAACTGTGAATACTGAGAATGAAGGCACATAAGCAGTAAAATACACTACTTGCACAATTACTGTCTGAACTGAAGGTGAATTAACCAAATTATATGAATCGTGAGAGCGCTAGACACAAGCTCATTTCTGATCAAATTTGCTAATTAATATGCTGGAAtagattcttttaaaaaaaaagaaaatgttacataGAACTTATTATAATGCATTCAGCTTTTGTAGACTTTTAGCAAAGAGCTTTCTAAACACGCTGTTGTCTCAAAACCCACAAAAACGTATCGGTCTTGTCAATTTTACATTTTGGCTGTCAGATAGAATATGGTTACAAGTGGAGATTGTGTTTGTTGatcagctgtgctgtgtgctgagaAACAGACTGACCCACTGGGATCCACTGTGCTGAAGGATAAACACACTAGGGTCTGTGACAGGGTTACTGTACCTGTTAGAGATACAGTCTCTTTCCGTTTGACACATGTCTGTGTAAGAAGTAAActtgggttattattattatggtaatcACTTTACTTTTCATAAGCATCGGTTCAAATCACCCTTTTCCCTTTCTTAATCCGTATAACTGTACAGACTAATctcaaatacataaaaacagcaatattcTTACTTTTTGTTGCATTATTAATAAACCATGTAACCaggaaaagaaaacaactttCTTAGCCCCTCTGTTCTTGTCTGTCTGAAGCCCTGTTTCTGTTATTTGAAGGTCATATGACCACTCCCAATTATGCAGCAAACAAAGGGGAAATGTTTGCTATGACACATCTTTGCAATTATTTGTAAATAAGTACATTTCCTTGTTGTTTCCTGTTATTAACTAGCATcactacaatattaaaatattatggccggcatattttgttttgtgatatttttctgttttaaaaatgcactgttatttgtttattttagttaaattaCAGGCTCCCACTAGGGGGCAGTACCTGGCAGTTCCGCAGTTTGAATTCCTTCTCTCCCTGCTCCAGTCTGCGGTAATAAACCCACTCCTCGTGCAGGGTGCCGTGGGGAGACTCTGGGGGTCCCTTCTGGTAATGGTAGGTGGCACAGGCTGACTGGTCTCTGAAAGCCGGGACACACAAACCAGTTACCCCTTCATCCATCCCTTCGTTACAATTACACAGCAACACCAAACAATTATTAAGGCAATTACCATTAAAACAagtcaattaacaaaaaaaaaaactttccatgtAAGACTGAACccttaaagtttatttaaaaaaaaaaaaaaaaaaaaacacacatctggCTAATACTGAATATGCGATCCAAGAGCGTTCATGGagcactgtagttattccacgTTATGAGGACAGTGAAATAGCCACTACAGCTGTGAAGAGTTAATAAAAAGATTATAAGCACAAAACTATGATTGTGAATGCATCTGTGCAAAACATGCTGCTATCAAGGAAACATTCTGTATTGCCTGATAgtgtcaattattattattatttctttcttagcagacgcTAAGGGCGAGGGTTTGAATGAATGCGTGAGATTCTAAAATTATCAGCATCGAACACGGAAAAAAGATACATAGTGACTATACAAGATTAAGAACTCATTCGATGTGAGCACTGGGATATTTCAGACCTGTGCCAAGTTTGAATTCTTACCTGTGCTCCACTGCAGCCACCAGGAAGCCGTGTGAAGCCATCGCCAGACACACTGCAGAGTACAGAGTTCTACAACACAAGAGGAGGTGTGAGAACCAACTCACTGAGACTGCAAGTCAATCAGAACCCTCCCTCCTTCATTCACAGCTCTCCGGAAGCTACCAAAGAGCCCACAATGGAATGGTTTCTGTTCTGCAAATCAGACATCAAACAAATGCAGGCATTTCTGAAAGTAGAAATCAGgattgtttgtttactgtacgaCACTCTGGTCAGGGGttagcttgtaaaaaaaaaggtgctggaTGGtataatgaggttttttttttttttctagacctaatgtaccGATCTGGATTTACAGCAGCTCCAGTacatgcttcaagttctcatttGCTCGCGGATCAGGGTTTGGCGCCTTATTGCTGGTGTTGGTGGCTGTATGCCATCCTTTGCCTAGCCTTGTTTAACGTGATCTTCAGGTTTAAACAATACCAGTGGCGGGTCAATTAATCAGACGAACAGGAGCGACGACACTGTTATTAAAAATGCTAGTTTTTTGGCTTTTCCCTGTTGGGCTGTACAAATACCAGTAATCGTAAAATATATCATGACACTTTCATCATTAAACTCACAGAACGAAAGTGTTTTTATTGTAGATGATATGTACTTAGAGAGTACACCTGGGATCCGGTGAGATCTGGCACAAATGAAGCCTTGACTGCAGGTGTTAATAATTGAAACATTAGCCAAGTGTTAAATGTTGTAAGCGTAAGGCTAAGACCTTTGACATTgcagtaaatttacagtaaaagCCAGTTTACTTCTTAGTCAGCATTTCTTCACTGTCTTTTACAACTAAATGCTGTAAACAGAGCCTTACACACCCATGCAAACCTGCACAACAACATAAAGACAAAGCAGGATTTTTTTGACCAGGATGTAAAAGTTCCAAAACCAAATGTACATATTCAGGTTTGATGTCGGATTTTCCTCGCGGTACGGATTTGAATAGGGAATCAGACTCCTCCCTTCACTTACCGGAAAGCTCCCAGGCCGTGGGAGAAGATGATGAGCGGGAATCTGCGTCCGGGAATCAGAGGAGCGTTCCAGCTGACAGGCACCCGGAACGATCCTGCGAGGGACAAACAGGGTGCAAGTttaacagactacctgaaagtaatgCATGCAAAGTTAAGATACATAAGATGTGTttacgtgtttctttcaaaacagcgcCGTGACTTATATAGTGGATGTTAGTGCATGAcaggtacaatttatttaattgatgcaACAGCTGTAAGCAAGCCCTCACTTTGACTAGCGCCCCCTCTCACCGAATACAAGGTTCAGCAGGGGGACACACCATCTCTTGTTGAGGCTCATGTAGTCTGCCAGCCCCACAACATACTCAGACTTGGGGATCCACAGGGGCTGCTCCTCCACGCCCTCTTCTGGCTTGCAGGGGTAGTACAGGCGGAAAAAACTCCCCTGAAATCCAAACAGAGCATCGTTAGACGTGACTGGAGGTGCAGTGCCTGTAACACGGTTTCAA
This genomic interval from Polyodon spathula isolate WHYD16114869_AA unplaced genomic scaffold, ASM1765450v1 scaffolds_586, whole genome shotgun sequence contains the following:
- the LOC121308214 gene encoding platelet-activating factor acetylhydrolase 2, cytoplasmic-like isoform X2, which encodes MGVGQSLGLPPGSGPHQVGCTDVMADHTREGSFFRLYYPCKPEEGVEEQPLWIPKSEYVVGLADYMSLNKRWCVPLLNLVFGSFRVPVSWNAPLIPGRRFPLIIFSHGLGAFRTLYSAVCLAMASHGFLVAAVEHRDQSACATYHYQKGPPESPHGTLHEEWVYYRRLEQGEKEFKLRNCQVHQRVEECVRALDLLSDINSGKSIPDTLQCRFDMASLKDCMDLQQVGVMGHSFGGATSLVALVKDTRFSGTVHKNHTDFAFLTGALLSRFIETRGRLEAEKALEITTRAALAFLHRHLDLEADFDRWDALVEGKGDDDVIPNAPSCLSSL